One genomic region from Mytilus trossulus isolate FHL-02 chromosome 9, PNRI_Mtr1.1.1.hap1, whole genome shotgun sequence encodes:
- the LOC134683962 gene encoding growth hormone secretagogue receptor type 1-like has protein sequence MDIISMVNTTCSENENEANGSVGCNSDSLYEDYTSYDEHIAGIYLWQIVAPIMIIFGNFGSILCVIVLNRKSIRQYTISVFLTSMAISDTVALNTGLLRNWILYTFDKDIRLSSDILCRFHTWLLYFALSFSAWMLVAVTIVRAGLVCFPNKMKFLCTKQKALVSIVIIAVVLSCSKLPILFGVGDILEYHNGTMTIQHCVYLTKKYKLFFNTIGSWLDLVSFCVIPSVLLIVGNTIIIYKVIKSRQRVGAAQQPTNDYRQRNQGQKSKISSMTTMLVGLNTVFLVSSIPISVYVIGYKQWYEEGDTHDLAVLGLMWPITNILMYSNNTFNFALYILSGKLIRKEALKLLCCSKTNINADTELAANRQPEANGIQRVRHNRILTNNMALQSVTRMSDIKIRNLRNLIQIGEIVRQQRIQMIDEMSQPKVEQNV, from the coding sequence ATGGATATTATATCTATGGTAAATACAACATGCTCTGAAAATGAAAACGAGGCGAATGGATCTGTTGGCTGTAACAGTGATTCGTTGTATGAAGACTACACATCTTACGATGAACATATTGCTGGAATTTATTTGTGGCAAATCGTAGCACCGATCATGATAATTTTCGGAAACTTTGGAAGTATCTTGTgtgtaattgttttaaatagaaaatcTATTCGACAGTATACTATTTCGGTATTTCTAACGTCGATGGCTATTTCAGACACCGTGGCACTGAACACTGGTCTTCTCAGAAACTGGatattatatacatttgataaagatatacGGTTATCATCAGATATACTTTGCCGTTTCCATACGTGGCTATTATATTTTGCTCTCTCCTTTTCTGCTTGGATGTTAGTAGCGGTTACTATAGTACGTGCTGGATTGGTTTGTTTTCCtaacaaaatgaagtttttatGCACCAAACAAAAAGCACTAGTGTCTATTGTTATCATAGCAGTCGTGTTGTCTTGTTCAAAACTTCCCATATTATTCGGTGTAGGTGATATACTTGAATACCACAATGGCACAATGACAATTCAGCATTGTGTGTATTtgacaaagaaatataaattatttttcaacaCTATTGGATCTTGGTTGGATTTGGTCTCATTTTGCGTCATACCTTctgttttactcattgttggcAATACAATTATCATATATAAAGTCATCAAGTCAAGGCAAAGGGTTGGAGCAGCACAACAACCGACAAACGACTATCGACAACGAAACCAAGGACAAAAGTCCAAAATATCGTCCATGACAACAATGCTGGTAGGGCTTAACACTGTATTCCTAGTGTCATCAATACCTATCAGTGTGTATGTAATCGGGTATAAACAATGGTACGAGGAAGGAGATACACATGACCTTGCTGTACTTGGTTTGATGTGGCCTATCACAAATATTCTCATGTATTCAAATAATACCTTTAATTTCGCTCTGTATATTCTTAGCGGGAAACTTATCAGAAAAGAAGCATTAAAACTATTGTGTTGTTCTAAGACAAATATTAACGCAGATACAGAACTCGCCGCGAATCGGCAACCAGAAGCAAATGGTATACAGAGAGTGCGGCATAACAGGATACTGACTAATAATATGGCTCTACAAAGTGTCACACGGATGAGTGATATTAAAATACGAAATTTGAGAAATTTAATACAGATTGGCGAGATAGTTCGACAACAACGAATACAGATGATTGACGAAATGTCCCAACCAAAAGTAGAACAGAATGTATGA